In Crassostrea angulata isolate pt1a10 chromosome 6, ASM2561291v2, whole genome shotgun sequence, a genomic segment contains:
- the LOC128188456 gene encoding type-1 angiotensin II receptor A-like encodes MDTTTIQQTPVSTSEMATTVSCYWNLPIMEWVKIVILTLGFIGNGLAFLVIVLNKTLHSHSFAIIGAIALSDCIYCLGGVLWGFLVYGFMDPMNYRNLLNCLGDFFNIHVKTVMSGTISAAYIASGFFIATLSVFRYIIVCCNARTKKILKKKSVVFIIISVAVSSIIFAVLKTIYSGRFNKVLDITISYLLPLVIMIVFLALKIIKMTKRRDLQLFNSTSIRNMEFICLAIILTFFVLLLPWHVLALLYEFDVYQPEYIAVTTSAFLLQLNNCINPVFYAFLSPRVRKVMASCLCRVNQNTDTRKQLNCSTPTECSNL; translated from the coding sequence atGGACACTACGACGATTCAACAAACACCTGTCTCAACATCGGAAATGGCCACTACTGTTTCCTGTTATTGGAATCTTCCCATAATGGAATGGGTGAAAATAGTCATTCTTACTCTGGGATTTATCGGGAATGGATTGGCTTTTCTGGTCATCGTTCTAAACAAAACTCTACACAGCCATTCGTTTGCTATAATTGGCGCGATTGCTCTCTCGGATTGCATCTATTGCCTGGGTGGAGTTCTATGGGGTTTTCTTGTTTACGGATTTATGGATCCCATGAATTATCGCAACTTACTCAACTGTCTTGGagattttttcaatatacatgtaaaaactgTCATGTCTGGAACGATATCAGCGGCCTACATTGCTTCCGGTTTCTTCATTGCAACGTTGTCAGTGTTCCGATATATTATAGTTTGTTGCAATGCCAGAACAAAGAAGATCCTCAAAAAGAAATCGGTTGTCTTTATCATCATTTCTGTTGCAGTATCTTCCATCATTTTTGCAGTTCTGAAAACCATTTACTCGGGAAGATTCAACAAGGTTCTTGATATCACCATCTCTTACCTTCTTCCACTTGTCATCATGATAGTATTTCTCGCtctaaaaatcattaaaatgacGAAAAGAAGAGACCTTCAATTATTCAATTCGACTTCAATTCGCAACATGGAGTTTATTTGCCTAGCAATAATTTTAACTTTCTTTGTTCTGCTTCTTCCATGGCACGTCTTGGCACTTTTGTACGAGTTTGATGTTTATCAACCGGAATATATTGCAGTGACAACAAGCGCTTTTCTATTGCAGCTGAACAATTGCATCAACCCAGTTTTTTATGCCTTTTTGTCGCCTAGAGTGCGGAAGGTCATGGCGTCATGTCTTTGTCGAGTAAATCAAAATACTGATACTCGGAAACAATTAAATTGCTCTACTCCTACAGAGTGTAGCAACCTGTGA
- the LOC128188452 gene encoding SCO-spondin-like — protein MESYQYTVKWICLVFTVQTAVGDVQLNKVRLVNGNSSAEGRVEVFYNGEWGTVCDDNFDDKDAAVVCSMLGYNRINAKAKHQAFFGIGVGQIWMDELQCTDADVDLFHCSQRPLGFHNCGHNEDAGVVCNFDTAPNIRLMGGTSPMEGRVEIYYNNEWGTLCDDSWDSMAASVVCFMLGFSRENAIPKPSAYFGQGRGRIWMDDIVCQGTERDLFHCNKSSVGTHNCGHSEDAGVICSLEGAVRLAQGSSSLEGRVEIYSDGSWGTVCDDLWDNDDAAVVCSMLGFQREGAVAKKGGEFRSGVGDIMLDDVQCKGTERSIYNCSHRGLRRNNCRHIEDAGVVCKETQTGGAVRDCGAADILIMMDETGTVGPYNFNTMKMFVKEFIRGLNSLSLRFSALTFSSSVSKIFGFRNFSSLSVIMSEIDRVRYSSGGSTETDKALRYARTSMFNTTRTDASKVVILITDGVSTNQEKTREEAALLRSQGVRIFSIGVGRSIIKEGLSLIASLPSDEHVFQVPSFNTLSQILSVVQNRTCAASNVNGGWNAWSSWSACNVSCGGGNRERFRICNNPVPRNNGRPCLGAENELDICNMTPCPVDGGFTEWTSWSHCTTSCGGGTKNRNRTCTNPYPRYGGLPCSGLYFEYGSCNNNFCPVNGGFSEWSVWASCTDTCGGGLSSRKRFCNNPEPQYEGDNCTGLFEETRICNKIPCPIDGGFSEWNLWSVCSVSCGGGLKSRKRTCTNPLPQYGGQNCSDSFDESDTCNTSPCPVNGGFGNWGTWSGCSRSCGGGSRERMRFCNSPTPAHGGENCIGNTSQIIWCNEFPCPVDGRFTEWSIWTDCSQSCGGGVVIRNRSCSNPPPQHGGKPCNGHFSESLNCNVHQCPIDGGFSLWSAWSLCTVSCGGGTSIRSRSCTNPSPLYGGKNCAGAKEQIINCSVQHCPIDGKYSDWTAWSSCPHSCGGGFISRLRRCNNPPPQYGGKQCSGNDKDYSKCNTQPCPIDGAFGEWQAWSHCSHSCGGGNKKRLRQCNNPFPAFGGKNCTGLFHESSDCNLTPCPINGGFSFWSEWSQCSETCGGGVQGRNRSCTNPVPLYGGTECDGQRQDFLECNTPECPIDGRYSDWGAWTSCSVTCGGGTQLRKRTCTNPPPQFGGKECSNESEQSENCNTNNCPVDGKYSDWGAWMSCTVTCGGGTQLRKRTCTNPPPQFGGYPCAGPANEITECNTKPCSICKNPDTEFECLDKMGCVSYEYKCDGLPDCTDASDESTAVCSKDGGSCPEGLYKCPDGSCKLNKC, from the exons ATGGAATCCTACCAATATACCGTTAAGTGGATTTGTTTGGTTTTCACAGTACAAACGGCGGTTGGTGACG TCCAGTTAAACAAAGTTCGACTGGTAAACGGAAATTCGTCGGCGGAAGGTCGGGTAGAGGTGTTTTACAACGGAGAATGGGGGACAGTGTGTGATGATAATTTCGATGACAAAGATGCAGCTGTCGTCTGCTCAATGCTGGGTTACAACag aatAAATGCAAAGGCGAAACACCAGGCATTTTTTGGTATCGGAGTAGGgcaaatttggatggacgagcTCCAATGTACCGATGCTGATGTTGATTTATTTCATTGCTCTCAGAGGCCTCTGGGTTTCCACAACTGTGGGCACAATGAAGATGCAGGGGTAGTGTGTAACTTTGATACGG CACCTAACATACGATTGATGGGTGGAACTTCTCCGATGGAGGGAAGAGTGGAGATTTATTATAACAATGAGTGGGGTACTCTTTGTGATGACTCATGGGATAGCATGGCCGCGTCTGTCGTCTGCTTCATGCTGGGATTTTCAAG AGAAAACGCCATTCCGAAACCCTCTGCGTATTTCGGTCAGGGGCGAGGTCGGATTTGGATGGATGACATTGTATGTCAAGGAACAGAACGAGATCTTTTTCACTGCAACAAATCATCCGTGGGGACCCATAACTGTGGACATTCAGAAGACGCGGGAGTTATTTGTTCATTag aaGGAGCTGTGCGCTTAGCTCAAGGTTCTTCCTCTCTGGAGGGTCGAGTGGAGATATATAGCGATGGCTCCTGGGGCACAGTCTGCGACGATTTGTGGGATAATGATGACGCCGCGGTCGTATGCTCCATGCTAGGTTTTCAAAG AGAGGGTGCTGTTGCGAAAAAAGGGGGAGAATTCCGTTCCGGCGTTGGTGACATCATGCTTGATGACGTACAGTGTAAGGGTACGGAGAGGTCTATTTACAATTGTTCACACAGAGGTTTGCGGCGGAACAATTGCAGGCACATCGAGGACGCCGGAGTAGTTTGTAAAGAAACCCAAACTGGTGGCGCTGTAAGAG ATTGTGGGGCTGCAGATATCTTAATTATGATGGATGAAACAGGAACTGTGGGGCCATATAATTTTAACACCATGAAAATGTTTGTGAAAGAGTTTATCCGAGGTCTTAATTCTCTGTCTCTAAGATTTAGCGCTTTGACTTTCAGTAGTTCCgtatcaaaaatatttggattCCGCAATTTTTCTAGTCTATCTGTCATTATGTCAGAAATAGATCGAGTTCGATATTCTTCTGGAGGATCTACAGAGACTGACAAAGCGTTGAGATATGCAAGGACGTCCATGTTTAACACCACAAGGACAGACGCTTCTAAAGTCGTCATTCTGATTACGGATGGTGTATCAACTAATCAGGAGAAAACACGGGAAGAAGCCGCCTTACTGCGCAGTCAAGGAGTGCGCATCTTTTCGATTGGAGTAGGAAGAAGCATTATCAAAGAGGGACTGAGTTTAATAGCGTCACTTCCGAGTGATGAGCACGTATTCCAAGTCCCGTCATTTAACACTCTTTCACAAATTTTGAGCGTTGTGCAAAACAGGACATGTGCAG CATCCAATGTTAATGGTGGTTGGAATGCATGGAGTTCTTGGAGTGCTTGCAATGTCTCATGCGGAGGAGGCAACCGCGAaagattcagaatatgtaataaCCCTGTGCCCAGAAATAATGGGCGTCCGTGCCTTGGTGCAGAAAATGAACTCGATATCTGCAACATGACTCCCTGTCCTGTTGATGGCGGATTCACGGAATGGACCAGCTGGTCACACTGTACAACAAGTTGTGGTGGTGggactaaaaatagaaatagaaCATGTACTAATCCCTACCCTAGATATGGTGGTCTGCCATGTAGTGGACTTTATTTTGAATATGGAAGTTGCAATAATAACTTTTGTCCCGTTAATGGTGGATTCTCAGAGTGGAGTGTTTGGGCTTCTTGTACAGATACTTGCGGTGGAGGTTTGTCAAGTAGAAAACGATTTTGTAACAATCCAGAACCTCAGTATGAAGGAGATAATTGCACTGGTTTGTTTGAGGAAACTAGAATTTGCAATAAAATACCCTGTCCAATCGATGGTGGTTTCAGCGAATGGAATTTGTGGAGTGTTTGTTCTGTTTCATGTGGCGGTGgattaaaatcaagaaaaagaacATGCACGAATCCGTTGCCACAATACGGAGGACAAAATTGCTCGGATTCTTTTGATGAGTCAGATACTTGCAACACATCACCTTGTCCTGTTAATGGTGGTTTTGGAAATTGGGGTACATGGTCAGGTTGTTCTAGAAGCTGTGGGGGAGGTAGCAGAGAGAGGATGAGGTTCTGTAATTCTCCAACACCAGCGCATGGCGGTGAAAACTGTATTGGAAACACTTCGCAAATAATATGGTGTAACGAATTTCCTTGTCCAGTTGATGGAAGATTTACTGAATGGAGCATCTGGACTGATTGTTCGCAAAGTTGTGGAGGAGGTGTAGTTATACGTAACAGATCATGTAGCAACCCCCCTCCACAACATGGAGGAAAGCCTTGCAATGGTCATTTTTCCGAGTCTCTAAATTGTAATGTACATCAGTGTCCCATTGATGGTGGGTTTTCTCTCTGGAGTGCATGGTCATTGTGCACTGTCTCTTGTGGTGGTGGAACCTCAATTCGATCCCGATCCTGTACAAACCCATCTCCGTTATATGGCGGTAAAAACTGCGCTGGCGCAAAAGAACAAATTATAAACTGTAGTGTACAACATTGTCCAATTGACGGAAAATACAGTGACTGGACTGCATGGTCATCATGTCCTCATTCATGTGGTGGAGGATTTATATCAAGATTACGAAGGTGTAACAATCCACCTCCACAGTACGGTGGAAAACAATGCAGCGGGAACGATAAAGATTATTCAAAGTGCAATACACAGCCGTGTCCAATTGATGGGGCTTTTGGCGAATGGCAAGCATGGTCTCATTGTTCGCATAGCTGTGGAGGGGGCAATAAAAAACGGTTAAGACAATGTAATAACCCTTTTCCGGCATTTGGTGGAAAAAACTGCACTGGACTATTCCATGAATCGTCAGATTGTAATCTTACTCCGTGTCCAATTAATGGCGGTTTTAGTTTCTGGAGTGAATGGTCGCAATGTTCGGAAACTTGTGGCGGTGGCGTACAAGGAAGAAATAGGTCATGCACAAATCCAGTCCCATTGTATGGTGGCACAGAGTGCGATGGCCAACGACAAGATTTTCTTGAATGCAATACACCCGAATGTCCCATAGATGGAAGATATTCTGACTGGGGTGCGTGGACCTCATGTTCCGTTACCTGTGGAGGAGGTACACAACTGCGAAAACGAACTTGTACAAATCCACCTCCACAATTTGGAGGGAAAGAATGCTCCAACGAATCGGAACAATCGGAAAACTGCAATACAAACAACTGCCCAGTTGATGGTAAATATTCTGACTGGGGTGCGTGGATGTCCTGTACCGTTACATGTGGAGGAGGTACACAATTGCGAAAACGGACCTGTACAAATCCACCTCCACAATTTGGAGGTTACCCATGTGCTGGCCCAGCAAATGAAATAACAGAATGCAACACAAAACCTTGTTCAA TTTGTAAGAATCCTGACACCGAATTTGAATGTCTTGACAAAATGGGATGTGTTTCTTATGAGTATAAATGTGATGGATTACCGGATTGCACTGACGCAAGTGATGAATCAACTGCTGTGT GTTCTAAGGATGGTGGGTCCTGTCCAGAAGGCCTATATAAATGCCCTGATGGTTCGTGTAAACTCAACAAATGTTGA